The Dama dama isolate Ldn47 chromosome 23, ASM3311817v1, whole genome shotgun sequence genome contains a region encoding:
- the NCOA6 gene encoding nuclear receptor coactivator 6 isoform X1, whose amino-acid sequence MVLDDLTNLEDIYTSLCSSTVEDSEMDFDSGLEDDDSKSDSILEDSTIFVAFKGNIDDKDFKWKLDTILENVPNLLHMESSKLKVQKVEPWNSVRVTFNIPREAAERLRILAQSNNQQLRDLGILSVQIEGEGAINLALAQNRSQDVRMNGPMGAGNSVRMEAGFPMAGGPGLIRMTSPATVMIPQGGNVSSSMMAPGPNSELQPRTPRPASQSDAMDPLLSGLHIQQQSHPSGSLAPPHHPMQPVPVNRQINPASFPQLQQQQQQQQQQQLQARPPQQHQQQQPQGIRPQFTAPTQVPVPPGWNQLPSGALQPPPAQSSLGTMTANQGWKKAPLPGPMQQQLQARPSLATVQTPSHPPPPYPFGSQQASQAHTNFPQMSNPGQFTAPQMKSLQGGPSRVPTPLQQPHLTNKSPASSPSSFQQGSPASSPTVNQTQQQMGPRPPQNNPLPQGFQQPVSSPGRNPMVQQGNVPPNFMVMQQQPPNQGPQSLHPGLGGMPKRLPPGFSAGQANPNFMQGQVPSTTATTPGNSGAPQLQANQNVQHAGGQGAGPPQNQMQVSHGPPNMMQPSLMGIHGNMNSQQAGSSGVPQVNLGNMQGQPQQGPPSQLMSMHQQIVPSQGQMVQQQGTLNPQNPMILSRAQLMPQGQMMVNPQSQNLGPSPQRMTPPKQMLPQQGPQMMAPHNQMMGPQGQVLLQQNPMIEQIMTNQMQGNKQQFNTQNQSNVMPGPAQIMRGPTPNLQGNMVQFTGPMSGQMLPQQGPVNNSPSQVMGMQGQVLRPPGPSPHMAQQHGDPATTANNDVSLSQMMPDVSMQQSNMVPPHVQAMQGNSASGNHFSGHGMSFNAPFNGAPNGNQMSCGQNPGFPVNKDVTLTSPLLVNLLQSDISAGHFGVNNKQNNTNANKPKKKKPPRKKKNSQQDLNTPDTRPAGLEEADQQPLPGEQGINLDSSGPKLPEFSNRPPGYPSQPVEQRPLQQLPPQLVQHVAPPAQPPPQPPPPPPSQPQSQQQQQQQQQQMMMMLMMQQDPKSVRLPVSQNVHPPRGPLNPDSQRMPMQPSGSVPVMVSLQGPASVPPSPDKQRMPMPVNTPLGSASRKMMYQENPQNPASSPLGEMSSLPEASGSEGSSVSGGPNNMPSHLVVSQNQLMMTGPKPGPSPLSATQGATPQQPPVNSLPSSHGHHFPNVAAPTQTSRPKTPNRASPRPYYPQTPNNRPPSTEPSEISLSPERLNASIAGLFPPQINIPLPPRPNLNRGFDQQGLNPTTLKAIGQAPSNLTMNNPSNFAAPQTHKLDSVVVNSGKQSNSGAPKRASPSNSRRSSPGSSRKTTPSPGRQNSKAPKLTLASQTNATLLQNVELPRNVLVSPTPLANPPVPGSFPNNSGLNPQNPTMPVATIGGVLEDNKESLNMPQDSDCQNSQVRKEQVNIELKAVPPQEVKMVVPEDQSKKDGQPLDPNKPPSVEENKNLVSPAMREAPTSLSQLLDNSGAPNVTIKPPGLTDLEVTPPGVSGEDPKKASVIPSLQDPSSKEPSSSLNLPHSNEPCSTLVHPELSEVSSNVTPSIPQVMSRPVSSSSISTPLPPNQITVFVTSNPITTSANTSAALPTHLQSALMSTVVTMPNVGNKVMVSEGQSAAQSNARPQFITPVFINSSSIIQVMKGSQPSTIPAAPLTTNSGLMPPSVAVVGPLHIPQNIKFSSAPVLPNAPTSSPAANIQTGRPLVLNSRAAPVQLPSPPCTTSPVVPPHPPVQQVKELNPDETSPQVSTSADQSTLPSSQTATVVSPLLTNSPGSSVNRRSPVSSSKGKGKVDKIGQILLTKACKKVTGSLEKGEEQYGADGETEGQGLETPAPGLLGTEQLCSELDSKTPTPPAPTLLKMTSSPVGPGSASAGPSLPGSTLPTNVRSIVTALVPSELISAAPTTKSNHVGIASEPLAGGLVEEKVGSHPELLPSIAPSQSLVPKETPATALQGSVPRPELEANAAVVSGQSSEPKEIVEKSKTPSRRNSRTEEPAMASESVENGHRKRSSRPASASSSTKDVTSTVQSKRRKSK is encoded by the exons AATCCAGCAAGCTAAAGGTACAGAAGGTGGAGCCCTGGAACAGCGTGCGTGTGACATTCAATATCCCCCGGGAAGCAGCGGAGCGGCTTCGGATCCTGGCTCAAAGCAACAACCAGCAGCTTCGGGATCTGGGAATTCTCTCCGTTCAGATTGAAG GGGAAGGTGCTATCAACCTGGCTTTGGCTCAGAACCGGAGCCAAGATGTGAGAATGAATGGACCCATGGGAGCTGGAAATTCAGTTAGGATGGAAGCGGGATTTCCCATGGCAGGCGGTCCAG gatTAATAAGGATGACCAGCCCTGCCACTGTTATGATACCCCAGGGTGGAAACGTGTCATCTTCCATGATGGCACCAGGCCCCAATTCAGAACTGCAGCCCAGGACTCCGCGCCCTGCTTCTCAGTCAG ATGCAATGGATCCACTCCTCTCTGGGCTCCATATACAGCAACAAAGTCATCCCTCAGGATCTTTAGCGCCCCCGCACCACCCAATGCAGCCTGTCCCTGTGAACAGACAAATAAACCCAGCCAGTTTTccccagctgcagcagcagcagcagcagcagcagcagcaacagctgcAGGCAAGACCCCCACAGCAACATCAGCAGCAACAGCCACAGGGAATCCGACCCCAGTTTACTGCCCCAACTCAGGTGCCTGTTCCTCCAGGCTGGAACCAGCTGCCTTCCGGAGCCCTTCagcctcctccagcccagagttctcTGGGCACAATGACTGCAAATCAAGGGTGGAAGAAGGCTCCCTTGCCTGGCCCAATGCAACAGCAGCTCCAGGCAAGACCATCCTTAGCCACGGTACAGACaccttcccaccctccccctccatATCCCTTTGGCAGCCAGCAAGCTTCACAAGCCCATACAAACTTTCCTCAGATGAGCAACCCAGGCCAGTTCACAGCTCCTCAGATGAAGAGTTTGCAGGGAGGGCCCTCTAGGGTCCCGACCCCCCTGCAGCAGCCCCACCTCACCAACAAGTCTCCTgcctcctcaccctcctccttCCAGCAGGGATCCCCTGCTTCCTCCCCAACGGTTAACCAAACTCAGCAGCAGATGGGACCAAGGCCACCTCAAAATAACCCACTTCCCCAGGGATTTCAGCAGCCCGTCAGCTCTCCGGGTCGGAATCCTATGGTTCAACAGGGAAACGTGCCACCTAACTTCATGGTGATGCAGCAGCAACCACCAAATCAGGGGCCACAGAGTTTACATCCAGGCCTAGGAG GAATGCCTAAACGCCTCCCACCTGGCTTCTCAGCAGGACAGGCCAATCCGAACTTTATGCAAGGTCAGGTGCCTTCGACCACAGCAACTACCCCTGGGAATTCAGGAGCCCCTCAGCTGCAAGCGAATCAAAATGTCCAGCATgcag gtggtcAAGGAGCTGGTCCTCCTCAAAACCAGATGCAGGTGTCCCACGGGCCACCAAATATGATGCAGCCCAGCCTCATGGGAATTCATGGCAACATGAACAGCCAACAGGCTGGTAGTTCTGGGGTTCCTCAGGTGAACCTGGGCAACATGCAAGGCCAGCCCCAACAGGGCCCACCATCTCAACTGATGAGCATGCACCAGCAGATCGTGCCCTCCCAGGGCCAGATGGTCCAGCAACAAGGAACCTTGAACCCTCAGAACCCCATGATCCTTTCAAGGGCCCAGCTTATGCCGCAGGGTCAGATGATGGTGAATCCTCAGAGCCAAAATCTTGGGCCCTCGCCCCAAAGGATGACCCCACCCAAGCAGATGCTTCCCCAGCAGGGCCCCCAAATGATGGCGCCACATAACCAGATGATGGGGCCTCAGGGGCAAGTTTTGCTCCAACAGAATCCAATGATAGAGCAGATCATGACCAATCAGATGCAGGGGAATAAGCAACAGTTTAACACTCAGAACCAATCTAATGTCATGCCGGGACCAGCACAGATAATGAGGGGACCAACGCCAAACTTGCAAGGAAACATGGTGCAGTTTACAGGACCGATGTCCGGACAGATGCTGCCGCAGCAAGGGCCCGTGAACAACAGTCCATCTCAGGTTATGGGGATGCAGGGGCAGGTCTTGCGGCCACCAGGGCCAAGCCCCCATATGGCCCAGCAGCATGGTGATCCTGCTACGACAGCAAATAATGATGTCAGCTTGTCTCAGATGATGCCAGATGTTAGCATGCAGCAAAGCAACATGGTCCCCCCCCACGTGCAGGCCATGCAGGGGAACAGTGCCTCGGGAAACCACTTCTCGGGCCATGGGATGTCCTTCAATGCACCTTTCAATGGAGCACCCAATGGAAATCAAATGTCCTGTGGTCAGAATCCAGGCTTCCCGGTCAATAAGGATGTCACGCTGACAAGCCCGTTGTTGGTCAACTTGTTGCAGAGTGATATCTCTGCAGGCCATTTTGGGGTAAACAATAAGCAAAACAATACCAACGCAAATAAACCGAAGAAGAAGAAGCCCCCTCGGAAGAAGAAAAATAGTCAGCAGGACCTAAA cacCCCAGATACCCGCCCAGCTGGTCTGGAGGAGGCTGATCAACAGCCATTGCCTGGAGAACAAGGAATTAACTTGGACAGCTCAGGCCCTAAACTGCCAGAATTTTCAAACCGACCACCAG GTTATCCTTCTCAACCAGTTGAACAGAGGCCACTTCAGCAGCTGCCTCCTCAGCTCGTGCAGCATGTGGCACCCCCAGCACAGCCGCcaccgcagccgccgccgccacctCCCAGTCAGCCACagtctcagcagcagcagcagcagcagcagcagcaaatgatGATGATGCTCATGATGCAGCAGGACCCCAAATCCGTTAGGCTTCCGGTCTCCCAGAATGTCCACCCGCCCAGGGGCCCATTGAACCCAGACTCCCAGAGAATGCCCATGCAGCCGAGTGGCAGCGTGCCTGTCATGGTCAGTCTGCAAGGCCCTGCCTCGGTGCCGCCGTCACCTGACAAGCAAAGAATGCCAATGCCTGTGAATACTCCTCTGGGAAGCGCTTCAAGGAAAATGATGTACCAGGAGAACCCCCAGAACCCTGCCAGCTCACCACTGGGGGAGATGTCCTCGCTCCCAGAAGCAAGTGGCAGTGAAGGATCGTCCGTCTCAGGAGGCCCAAATAACATGCCTTCACATTTAGTGGTCTCCCAGAATCAGTTAATGATGACAGGGCCAAAACCTGGACCATCACCGCTTTCAGCAACTCAAGGTGCAACTCCCCAGCAACCTCCTGTAAATTCCCTGCCCAGCTCTCATGGCCACCACTTTCCAAACGTGGCTGCTCCCACCCAAACGTCTAGGCCTAAAACACCCAACAGAGCCAGCCCCAGACCCTATTATCCTCAGACACCCAACAACCGCCCTCCCAGCACAGAACCTTCAGAAATCAGTCTGTCACCAGAAAGACTCAATGCCTCCATAGCAGGACTCTTCCCCCCACAGATTAATATTCCTTTACCTCCCAGGCCAAATTTAAACAGGGGCTTTGATCAACAGGGCCTAAATCCGACAACTTTGAAGGCCATCGGGCAAGCACCTTCAAACCTTACCATGAATAATCCTTCCAATTTTGCTGCCCCACAGACTCACAAATTAGATTCTGTGGTGGTGAATTCTGGAAAGCAGTCTAATTCTGGAGCACCAAAACGGGCGAGTCCAAGCAACAGCCGCAGGTCTAGTCCTGGGTCAAGTAGGAAAACCACCCCAAGTCCTGGCAGACAGAATTCAAAAGCCCCTAAACTTACACTTGCCTCTCAAACAAATGCAACATTGTTGCAAAATGTAGAGTTGccaagaaatgtattggttagtCCTACTCCTTTGGCCAATCCGCCTGTACCTGGGAGCTTCCCTAACAACAGTGGGCTGAATCCTCAGAATCCTACCATGCCTGTGGCCACAATAGGGGGTGTTCTGGAGGATAACAAGGAGAGCTTGAATATGCCACAGGACAGTGATTGCCAGAATTCCCAGGTTAGGAAGGAGCAGGTAAACATTGAGCTAAAAGCAGTCCCTCCCCAAGAAGTGAAAATGGTTGTCCCTGAAGATCAATCCAAAAAGGATGGGCAGCCTTTGGATCCTAACAAACCTCCCAGTGTCGAAGAGAACAAAAATTTGGTGTCTCCTGCTATGAGGGAAGCACCAACATCACTAAGTCAACTACTTGACAACTCTGGAGCTCCTAATGTGACCATTAAACCCCCCGGGCTTACAGATTTGGAAGTAACACCTCCAGGAGTGTCTGGAGAGGACCCGAAAAAAGCATCTGTCATTCCCTCCCTGCAGGATCCGTCTTCTAAAGAACCCTCCAGTTCCCTAAATTTACCTCACAGTAACGAGCCATGTTCAACCCTTGTGCATCCAGAATTGAGTGAGGTCAGTTCTAATGTCACCCCGAGCATCCCTCAGGTAATGTCAAGACCGGTCAGCTCTTCCTCCATTTCCACTCCTTTGCCCCCAAATCAGATAACTGTTTTCGTGACTTCCAATCCCATCACAACTTCAGCGAACACATCAGCAGCTCTGCCAACTCACCTGCAGTCTGCGTTAATGTCAACAGTTGTCACAATGCCCAATGTGGGTAACAAGGTTATGGTTTCTGAGGGACAGTCAGCTGCTCAGTCAAATGCCCGGCCTCAGTTCATTACGCCCGTCTTTATCAATTCATCCTCAATAATTCAGGTTATGAAAGGATCACAGCCAAGCACAATTCCTGCAGCCCCACTGACAACCAACTCTGGCTTGATGCCTCCCTCCGTTGCAGTCGTTGGCCCTTTACACATACCtcagaatataaaattttcttctgCTCCTGTGCTGCCTAATGCCCCCACCAGTAGTCCTGCTGCAAACATACAGACAGGTCGACCCTTGGTCCTTAACTCACGAGCCGCCCCTGTTCAGCTTCCTTCCCCGCCTTGTACAACTTCTCCAGTTGTTCCTCCTCACCCCCCTGTCCAGCAAGTCAAAGAACTGAATCCAGATGAGACTAGCCCTCAGGTGAGCACCTCAGCAGATCAAAGCACTCTGCCCTCTTCACAGACAGCCACAGTGGTTTCTCCCCTTTTGACCAATagtccaggatcctctgtcaacCGGCGAAGCCCAGTCTCGTCTAGTAAGGGCAAAGGTAAAGTGGACAAAATCGGCCAGATTTTGCTGACCAAGGCATGTAAAAAAGTTACAGGCTCCCTCGAGAAAGGGGAAGAGCAGTATGGTGCCGATGGAGAGACTGAAGGCCAGGGGCTAGAGACCCCAGCTCCAGGGCTCTTGGGAACGGAGCAGTTATGCTCAGAGCTGGACAGTAAAACCCCAACTCCCCCAGCGCCCACTCTGCTCAAAATGACCTCTAGCCCTGTGGGCCCGGGCTCCGCCTCAGCAGGACCCAGCTTACCTGGCAGTACGCTCCCCACCAATGTACGCTCAATAGTAACTGCTCTGGTACCCTCTGAACTCATCTCCGCGGCGCCGACCACAAAAAGCAATCATGTTGGCATAGCATCTGAGCCACTTGCAGGTGGCCTAGTGGAGGAGAAAGTGGGATCTCATCCAGAGCTTCTGCCCAGCATAG